The DNA sequence AACTCAAATTACCTGAACACATTTAACACATTACAACTATTCCCGTAACTTTAATTTTACCCAAACACATATAAAACCAACATTTtcacattatattatattcacaCACCATTACACACCAATTACCCAGTCCACCCCCCCTACAATCTTTGTGTTTCTACCGTCCATAGTCTTACTTTATATCTCAACAGCAAGaaaacctaattggcttttgacagagagcccagaatattcaGCACCTGCACTGaggtacaattgtaactaatcagataagcaaagatacaattgtaactaatcatataagcaaagatacaattgttactaataagataagcaggtctcttgtgtgaaatgagactcacagcttaaagggcaagtttaccttcattagcaaaactgttataacacataaaacacccagaaatgtgttcagacttcaTGACCTGCCAAATGTAACTGCGCGAGGGATATCAGACGCCCACTGATGTGTCCGTTTTGTTAACGTGTTATTGTTAATGCTTTAGGTTGCCAATTAGGACACAAGTGAATGTGTGAGTGAGATCTGATGGACTTGGAGTTAGAGTTCCAGTACTGGAAACCTTGGCAGATGAGCTGACAATCATTGTAGAGGTGATACTGGTAGAACCTGGGGAAAAACAGAATTCTTCGGCTAATTAAACAAACTCAGAGTGGGAGAGATTATGTACAATTCTATATGGACGTCGCAGGCAAATAGACCGGAGACTAGAGATATAGACACAAAGcgaggattcggctgaaaccaAAAATTGGCTGATttaaggctgaatcctgaacttaATGTGGGGCTCAGCGAATTGTAATAGAAAAGCTTAAGATCCTCAACAATTACAAAATGATAGAATTCCTTGTCAGTTGTGCAGAAAGGAGACagatatgtcatatatatatatatattatttctagtgCATCTCTACAGCCTCTGTGCCTTTATGGATTactattatttctttattcatttaGTTGCCTGTCTCTGTATTTTATCCATTTAATTCATATCTCTTAGAGACCCAAACGGATCTGTAAACTCCATTAACAGCTGAATGTCTGGATCattgatactagggatgcaccgaatccactattttggattcggccgaacccctgaatccttcacgaatacagaataccgaactgaatccgaattctaatttgcatatgcaaattaggggtgggaaggggaaaacattttttacttccttgttttgtgacaataactcacgtgatttccctctcctcccctaatttgcatattcaatttgcatatgcaaattaggattcggattcggctcggctggacagaaggattcgtcgaatccgaatcctgctgaaaaaggccaaatcctggccgaatcctgaaccgaatcctggattcagtgcatccctaattgatacATGATGTTTTTTTATAGCCCCGGCCCTGACCCTGCACATTAGGAGGGAGCAAGAAACTCAAAGAAACTGAAATTAAAGAAGCTGCGTCTGGTTATTCATTGAAAATTTTCATTGTGTTTCTTGTAGAGACGAGAGGCTTTAGAAACTTCACTAAAACCAATGTCCACAGAGAAATCAGACGCATCTTATTTGCCTCctgtaaatgtgcctctatatatatttcttgtaattagtgatgggcgaatttattcaccaggcgcgaattcgcagcgaatttgcatgATTCACCGTCGGCGAATAAGTTTGCGAAATGTCAAAAACACCGGGGTCAAacacgagacgccggcgccgtttcatggattttttatattgtatattacaagtagtgatgggcgaatttgtgccgtttctcTTCGACGAAAAATCCGCAATTTCCtacgaaatttgcaaatttttcggcgaagcgaaacggcacaaattcgcccattattCGCCAATATACTTGTAATGTTTGACTCTGTGAATCTGCAAACTACAATCTGACAGTTAGTCGGATGCCCATGGAATACCCACAAAGCACCAGCACTTGCCTGGCATAACCTCGATGTGCAGGTACTTCCTGGACTAGTCTAGTGATACAGGTGGATAAATGGGGAATAAaactgcaaatacttttatgttcTTTGACCTCACTGTGCCATCATAGGACATTAAAGAGAACGTTCCATTCCTAATTCAGAAAACcgtgcaggcagttttgacccaggcagcccttttAAAAAACCGCCAACCCTACGTAGGCAGGAGCCAGTTTGGGCAAGTGAGATCTGTTTGTCATCGGCACACACTGACCTGCTAAATCCAGATTTAGGTTAAAATTGATAAAGGGGAGCTTTACCCCAATTAGTTTTGTTGTctaattaaattaatatatatttcttgaaacaaacaataaaaaatatttcactgtgAAGTTCTCGGCAATGTTGGGCAATGATATTTCACAAGCAGAAACTATTGAGCAAAACAAACTATAATTATACAGAGAACAAACCTGAATTCCCAGGTGTCTGGGTGGGAACGGGGAGGGAGTGTACAAATGTGtaggtgtatatactgtatatagtgtgaGTGACAGGAGGATGAGACTCACTCACTGAGCATGGCTGAACTATACATCTCTCTGCTGGTGGCTGCTCTCTGTATTGGCACAGGTAGGTCATAATGTCACCCCCCGACCTGTCCCCTTTACCCTCTTACTCCATCCTCATTCCTTCCCTTATTCTCCCGTCTCTTTCTGAGTTCAATCCCAGCGATGTCTGAATGTCACATGGGACAGTTAcggtttatttatcatttttatttgtttaatatattgATACAATGAAGTAGTCTGATCTCTTATAAACACAatattcccacaatgccttgcatgcttccaTAATTCTCTTCATAGGTCCATTTATCACAGaacatgcaaagcattgtgggaattacaccttatatggtcacagaacaacccctcagagacttcttatatccttatcatttacagtagggggtacattatcccttataatacatgagtgatactcagagttccctgtataactcagcctgcagccttgtgtctttatatggtcacagaacccttggtaaattctaaaatccttattatttcatataatttatTATCCAGTAGGAAATGGCAATGCTGTatgttggagctttctggatgacagatgtAACATATTAAAGCTCCTAGACCTGTAATATGGCTTTATTAATTGTGCATTTCACCATTTTCTGACACAACCAcaaattttacaccattattACTTCAATTATAAAATAACTTCACTGCATGAATTTCCCCCCATAATAATGAATATGATCTTTATAgtaccatttatttatatataactaacatgtttatacagtattcatcattcacatcagtccatgcaccagtggagcttacaatctaaggtcccatgCTGTACACATAGCAGTATATtttggggagagggaggggaCCCAGAGACATGGGGAGAACTTACAGACTGAATGTAATTGgttggaatcaaacccaggaccTCAGCACAGGAGGGCAGCAATAATAACTGCAGAGCTGCCTCCTATAAATATATAGCTCGTGGAGAAGATTACATGAAATTGGGGTGTAGGTGACTATCTTTAGGGTCCCAACCATTAGGTTTAGAGCCCCTGATTTAAAGGGAAGGTTTGGATGAGAAAGACTGAAGGGAAGGGGCATCTTTGTAGAGACGGGGCAGTTAAGTGTCAGTTTTACCTAATGATATAAGACTCACTGAGCTTTCTATAGATATTAATGTGTGAATATTCTCCTTTATGTTACAGCCGTGCCCCTGAAGTGCTACACGTGTCTGGGTGCCACCAACAGTGCCGACTGTATGAACCCCGCCACCTGCAGTTCAGCCGACACCTCCTGTATGACAGTTGTTGGTTCTACTTGTAAGTGACCAGGGGACAGTTATGAAGTTTGGGCGGCGCTGGGATCAGGAGTGTGTGCGACCAACAAACAATGAACTGATTTTGCAGAAGTGTAAAGAGTCCGGGATTGGACTGgcatctgtgggttgtggcaaatggcagaggggctgctgtaagatgccatagatactatttattgggccagtggggggctgtttgctgattggttgctataggtaactagaaactttgcaccttttagtaTCATGTCTATAGGAAGTGAAGTGACTTCTATCACTTGTAGGCAAGGACCAGGCAGCTGTAAATCTTTCTTGTGGTTTATTTCAGATAGAGATCTCAGTGCCCTTTTTATACCCTGGTACATCAGTTATCATTATGCCTACAGTTATACACAAAGAAAGTAACAGAGGTAGATAAGTATCTGCAGCAGCACCACCACTCACTGGGCAAAGGCTTGTGTGCTTTCCATTTATTTAGTCTCTTGAATTTGTAAATATGGTTTGGTGGTTGTCACACTTTATATAACCTTTAATTATATCAGCGCTCGCCTGGCTATTATAGATAAACAAGGATTAATATCTGAAAACATAGAATATTTAACAAGAAGGGTTATATAAAAAGACCTCCTTAAATAACTTCCTGGGCCAAACCAAGATGCAAGAAGAAGACACTCGCATAAGATGGAGTTATAGGTGTAGGTGGACTGGCGGGGCACCCGGCAAAGTAGTATTGCCTTGGCCAGAAATACTACTTGGTCTGGCTATGGATAGATGTGGGAGGatagtgacagtagggcaagatggagacagtaggacaagatggagacagtagggcagggtggagacagtaggacaagatggagacagtagggcagggtggagacagtagggcatgatggtgacagtaggacaagatggagacgggcaagatagagacagtagggcaagatagagacagtaggacaagatggagacagtaagacaagatggagacaatagggcaagatagagacagtagggcaagatagagacagtaggacaagatggagacagtaggacaagatggagacagtagggcaagatagagacagtaggacaagatggagaaagtaagacaagatggagacagtaaggcaagatagagacagtaggaagagatggagacagtagggcatgatggtgacagtagggcaagatggagacagtaggactagatagagacagtagggcaagatggagacagtatggcaagatggagacagtagggcaagatggagacagtatggcaagatggagacagtagggcaagatagagacagtaggaagagatggagacagtagggcatgatggtgacagtagggcaagatggagacagtaggactagatagagacagtagggcaagatggagacagtatggcaagatggagacagtagggcaagatggagacagtatggcaagatggagacagtagggcaagatgaagacagtaggacaagatggagacagtaggacaagatagagacagtaggacaagatggagacagtagagcaagatgaagactaTAGCATAAAATGGAGTTATAGGTGCAAGTTGATCCATGGAGCACCCggccaagtagtattgccttGGGCAGCAATACTATTTGGTCCAGCTCTGGATCGATGTGGGAAGATAGAGACAGAGCACAAAATTGATACAGTAGAGTAAGAGTAAAAGCTAACACTGATATCCTTTTTACAGCGGGTTCAACGGCCGTTATTAAATCCTGTGAATCCAGCTGTAGTCCAGGAATTAGCAACGTGGCCGGGATCAGTGCAACAATTTCCTGCTGCAACACTGACCTGTGCAATGGTTCCACTGCAGTAAAATACAGTTTCCCTGCGATGGTCCTGTCCCTCGGGTTCCTTTTGGTTCTGCTGAGAAGCTCCATCTTGTGATGTCCCTGAGCTGCACTATGAGCATCATTGCCCTGTGTATTAATAAACATCATAATAAAACCATGACAGTCTTGTTTCCTGATCAATAAACTGAGCACAACACAATATTTCTAATTTGGGTTTAATTAAGATTGGTGATAGAACCAGAGAGGTCCACAATGGAGGAGAGAATGAAGGAGCGCAGAAGGGGAGATGATATTGGGGGGaatgaagaggaggggaagcac is a window from the Xenopus laevis strain J_2021 chromosome 6L, Xenopus_laevis_v10.1, whole genome shotgun sequence genome containing:
- the LOC108719454 gene encoding ly6/PLAUR domain-containing protein 2 — protein: MAELYISLLVAALCIGTAVPLKCYTCLGATNSADCMNPATCSSADTSCMTVVGSTSGSTAVIKSCESSCSPGISNVAGISATISCCNTDLCNGSTAVKYSFPAMVLSLGFLLVLLRSSIL